The genomic window CCTTACCAACTTTGGCAACTACTATTCTCAATTTAAGCCTGTATGCAAACAAAACCAGTGATGTTAATTATTATCCAGTTTTCTAAGCCGTAAGCAATCACCAACCAGCCTTCAGTTCAGACAATCTCTGCAAATAATCTTTTTGGGTCTAAAAATACAGTAAAATTCTAGATATTTACTGCATGCACACTTAAAACACAATGAAACAGCTTCAATATAATCCAAAAATGTAAGTACTTAGGCTAAAGCATGAGACAACAAAGCAAACAGTGTTGTTTACATATACATTTGCAAACAGATGCAATGCTGTTCATAAATATAGAGATAGAGTGGCTTTCACACATTtaacacatacactgacagTAAAGTACACTAGTGTTACGCAAATCATCATCCAAATACCTTGTCAGAAAAACTGTACCTTTCAGAAAAATATCTACCACATACAAAAAGACTTGCAACAATGACAATAAACTCTGTCAAAAATGCGACAAAATACTTGAGTCTTCAAAATGCTGGACAGTCCGGCACGTGGACATGGTAGCTTCAATGATCATTATTTTCTCAACGACATTTCAATCTTAAatcttcgtcttctttgttcatggcctgaaactcccacggcttttaccccgccatttaggcagccatacgccactttccagatgcatgcttggtatttttgtgtttccataacccaccgaactctgacatggattacaggatcttttctatactaacttggtcttgtgcttgcgtggcGAATAAGgctctagcaggtctgcacatcagttaacctgggagatcaaacaaatctccacccttaacccaccagacgtggccgggattcgaacctacgaccttccgcttgggatgCCGGCGTCTTATTCACTAGGCCATTGGGCCCGTCCAAAAATGTAAATCATTATTCAGGATACCAACACATACTCAGCCTGGTGGTAATCATCAGGTAATCTGCAACAGCTACTATGCCTTACCCAGCGACAAAATCTTCATGATCaaaattctttttttctctctgcggTCATACCACTGATCTGAAAGTAATGGATAGCGCACAGCCAGTGAAACAGCGTAACCAGAGTGCCGCCATCTTACTGCACCGAACCACACTGACAAataggtcaaagggaaataatcgtAGTTTCGAGGGTTGACAGCAGTCTTCTTTCGCTGTATCAAACGGTgtcccaagatggcggatccGGTGGCGTCAATGTTTTGATAGCCAATAAGAAGGGACTCGCTATccacatatttttgtttttagatcagtgggtcATACATAAGAACTTTTATAAGATGCAAACATTCTCATTGTAACATATCCTTAAACTTTCTTTTGGTATTGGAGTCTAAGATTTCACTAGGAAAAGAAAAGGTCAAGAAGTGATGTCCTGGTTTGTTCAGTTGTTGTCGTATCTCATAAAGCCACCATGTCCATTTGTATCGTCCATCTAATGATCTGCTGCAGTGCACAGAAATGAACTAATTTCATCTGGCTTGAACAAAAACAGTCTCCTGAGGATGTAGCTTGGCCTCCTGAACCGTAGTGTCTGGATTTAGCGATGACAGAGAACGACGGGGAAAATTCACAACCAGTTCATGTGAGTCCCCACTGAAGCCTTTGCTTGAGCAGAAGACAAACAGTGCCTggagaatcaaaaaacaaaatgttatgtGAGATTCCATTCAAACACAATAAATGTCCAAGTCTTCCAAACACTAAGACCggaagctcagttggtagagcactggacttgtgatcggaaggtcgcaggttcgaattcgggccgggacggacacgggtcaactttatgtgcagacccagagacggaagccatgtcccacccccgtgtcatcacaatggcacgtaaaagaccttggtcattctgccataagtgcaggtggctgaatacacctaaacacgcagacacctgggtagcgcgactccgttgctgctagctttccactgggaggaagcgacccgaatttcccagcgatgggacaataaagtaatgaaaatgaaatgaaaaaatgaaaaataacttcAAAATCAGTGTAGCCCTATTTTCAAAATCAGTAAagtattattttcaaaattagtGAAGCACTATTTTCAAAATCAGTAAAACACGATTTTCCAAGTCTGAAAAGCACTATTTTCACAATCAGTGAAGCACTATTTTCAAAATCAGTGAAGCACTATTTTCAAAATCAGTGAAGCACTATTTTCAAAATCAGTGAAGCGCTATTTTCAAAATCTGTAAAGTATGATACAGATGTGTCAATTTAACTGCACTGTATTCTTAACGTTTATCTGTGTTATGTAAATAGTGACCTAATTAGAGAATAGCATTACAAAATGACATTATCGGAACAGCATTATAATGTGCAGGAGAGTAAAGGGCGTGATGAAGGATACTACTCCCTCAACATAAAATGTAACTAATACTTCTCACAAGCATGCTACAACCTGATGTTTCATTTCAACATgctctggtacttgttgctgtcTTCAAAACTCATTTTCCTGGTGTTTCTTTTATTCTCCAAATGCAACTGGATTAACTTACCTCCAATTTTGATGAGCAAGGTAGTGATAgttgttctttctttccatcCGGGAATCGGAACAGGAGATTTGTTGAAGGATCTGAAACAATCAAACATTCACATTATGCATTGATATCATGATAAATTTCAACTTATAAAAATCAAAGCAGGAAGATGAGtaagaaaagacaaaacaacccacaaaagaaaacaaacagtaCAAGAAAAAGGATAATATAACAACAGCAATAGACAATGTTCcgaaataactgtcgggtttgtataggttgtgaaagagtgaacaccCTTGCTTTCAGTTTTACCGGGACAAATAAATCCACATAcactccttgtccacgtgtttcagacacatccctcgctagtgatttaCCCTTGGAATGTCTGTCCCCGTaaaactaaaagcaagggtattcactcatTCACAACCTAAACAAATTGAAATTAGAAACCCAACAGACTTCATTTTGTAATTCCTCTATTACAGAGTCCATTTTCATAAGACGAGCATCTTTGATAGAGTAGcacctcaaaacaaaacaaaaacaaccactcacacacaaccacaaatGCTCAGGTATGCCAGGCAATCAATTCAAGAAAGAATGAGTGTCAAAGAAATAAATAATGTTGGGGGTCAATCTGAAGCATTTTGACTTGGAAAATATCTGGTGACAGATAAATGGTGCATGTTCAGAAAAATACTATTTTGTCCCtcactttttgtttgttgctttcGCTGAAATCCGCGAAGATTTGGATTGCCTGTATGctcacattcacaaacacacacttaacACAAACTTTCACAAGAACACGTTCACTCCGTCCTCTTACCATTAGCATCCCCGTAATGTCGGTGCCAGGCGGGAGAAGCAGACGTGGCAGCGTCCTCACCACCCTTACCCCCGCCTCCTCCCAACCGCTCACACTCTAGCGTGTCCTGGTCGCTCTCAACGTTCACTGTGCCGCTCCTGCTGCTGTTGGACGAGGAATCCAGCATGTGGAACTCGGACGACCGGCTGCCCAGAATGTCCACAGAGTTGGGGGTGTTGCTGTATGACTCTCTGAAGCCTTGCGAATCATTCTCGCTTTCATCCGCTACGCGTACAATGTCTCTGCTGCTGCCAGACGTGGAGGGTTGAGATGTGTCTTCTGCTGCAGGGGGGAGGAGGTGGCGGAGGGGGGACGGCACGCCGCTGGCAGCCGCACCCGAGGATGAAGAAGCAGCCCCAGCTCTGTCTGTAAGTCTGCTAGCACTTAGGTTGGAGGAGGCAGCGTTTCGGTTTGACACTGCCGCAAAATTTCTCCGCTGCAATGAAGAACCTTGTCCGCTGGAATTGTTGTTGTGCGGCTGCTCACTGTTTTCGTCCTCAGAGCCAGTGAAGGTTTCCAGATCGTCAGAAATCAAGGAGTTCACATCCGACTGGCTGGAATCAACATCGATGCACGCTGCGATGGCTGCAGCAGCAGAGATGGTGGCTGATGTAGATGGTTTGGCTTTCAGTTTGTTTGCAGAAAGTGAGGCTTGGATGGCAGCCTCTAGCTGGGCCTCCTCACTGGCGTCCACTATACTGTCATTCTGAAAACCATTCAGCAAAATTCACTGTACTGTCGCTCCAAAAGCTCATTCAATGTAGCAGAATCAACCAAACTACAAGTATTACTCTGAAACTGCAGAGCAAAATCCACTTCACTAGATTCACTCTGAAATCACaaagcaatatatatatatcaagaCATTGTAACTTAGCCCTGATGATCATAACAGGTGGAGAAAATGTCTGAATCagggactgaaaataatcagtCATTGATAAGACAAAACTTGTACACCCCCAGCCTTGTTGCTTAGACTGCCATACACAGTAACATGTGTGAGAATCCTCTTAAAAAAGAACAGCTTTTGCTCTCTCTCCTGgactttatttcattttcaatacATAACTCTGTAAAATGACAATCCTAAACAAGCAGAAGAGGTGGGTTTCTTATCTATTTATATAACTATAAAACCAGTGAAGATCATAGTTTACTGCTCTTCTACCCTCTCATGTTATGTTCTTGGACACTTCTTTTACAGCGGCGAAAAAAAGTGACTCAGCAATCATATTTCAGAGCACATGAATCTTAAATTGCAGAAAATTACAAAATTGGATAGCGTGATTCTGTCGCTGCACGATGTCCCCAAGGATAGCAACCCGGATTTCCTTTATGAAATTCCCCAAGGACAATCAGAAGATATAATCAAATTTCGGTCCCAGTTAGAAAAACTACactctttgtttctcagatacAATGCCCTCATCATTGGCTGCTATTCTGCTTAATGCTGCCCTcacaggcaaaaatataaaaaaggggattttttttttaaagagattAGCGCAATGATTGTACATGTACAGCATTTTGAGCAGGGCCTCCCTGTATTTCTGCGCTTTATAAAAATCAtgtatcattattatcattatttttaaaGTTATTATGAACTCACCCGTTTTTGTCGCTTTGCTGGAGGTCCTTCAGGGTCTTCTATAGTCGGGTGTTCTGACACGAAGTCTCGCACTGCAAAACCAAAAgaagattaaaaaaataagaaaaaacaacagaagagacaataaaaacacaaaaaataaagaGCTCATGAATCAACTCAGCAAGAAAATAAATagcaaatttatttttttaaagcaaattTAGTTAAGCATTGAAAATTAAAGTGGCTTGCATCATTTCCAGTCTTCTCTCTAGCTCCTtactcaacaacaaacaaaaatcactgTTTCATTTCTTTTCAGATGATTGTATTGGTGTTATAATATGCCACCAAAGAATGAAAAACAATCCTGTTATGAACTAAAGAGGCTAAAACCTATTGACATAAATTCATACTTCACACAGCAAATCACAGCAGCAAAGCAAACTTACTCAAATCTGCAAAGGATGTAGGCTCAACTTTGTTCCATGTGACCAGGTTTTCTCCTGCACATAAAAAGTATGTGATAAGAtaaacatgagagagagagagagagagagagagagagagagagagagagagagagagagagagagagagagagagagagagagagagagggcggtgtgtgtgtgtgtgctgaggcacatttgaagaaaagcaaagacagagaaaaaaagactcAACGTTACACTCATGTGAAAGAGTGCACATTAACAGTATATGTTTGCGATAGACCCAGTTTCATTCAACTTGGCTGCATGGATTTGCTCTTGCATCATCAAGCCAGCACATTTTTATGTCTGCGCATCAACAAAGATAGAGACAGGGATACAGTCAAAGACAAAAGCCTATTGGTATGTTTGTAAGAATGAGTGCATACAAAAATACATTCCTGGCAGaccaattttatttttaattcaaCATTTACGCATACACATTTTTTTGGCAGTCACTTTTCTTactggtaaggccaaaaaaaaaaatagtctgtttacggtaacccgaccgaccctattttttcgcgcgaccctagacttttttttggcatttggggggagaaaaaaaaaaaaaaaaacttttgttttttttgtgcaaaataacgtaaaaaaatggtttttttgggggaaaaaaaagaaaaaaaaatcccgacctaccgaccctattttttgggcctatgttaccgtaaacagacctatttttttttttgcctaagatCCCCAGCGATTTTCTTTCAATTAATTCACCTGTCCACAACAAACACTTTTTGTTGGTCCTATGGGTGGTAGttttagacaggtttgactgtactagCAATATTACCTGTGACAGGGTCGATGACGGCCACGTGGGGCCAGCTCTGCACCTTGTAGAACTGCATGTACTTCTTGCCTTCATCACTGTCGTGGTAAACCTGTGTATGACACAATAAACCCTCAAATCAAATGGATTTtacaaatacatgtactgtACATCTGCCTACGAAAAATATCTTTTTTAGTTATcaacttgataaaaaaaatcttccTGAGTACGTTAAAATAATACTCTGCTTCCTTTTAAAGCTTCCAAGTTTGAGAAAGTTGCACTTTatatttttacacagacagaacactgtCCATAATTCTTTGCAGTTCGAGAGCTCCATCTCACTATGAGAGAAACCCAGTGGACTTGACAGCAAAagcaaattatctcccttggaTTGAACACTAGCATCATTATAAATCTGTCAGGAAGGGTAAAAGTGCCTTTATGAGGCACTTCTGTGTCAACTGATCATACTCTTCTTAACATTCAACTATTCTAATTTTCTAGTCAAAGTCTGAACAAAATTACTACACAGCAACCGAAATCAACAAAACCACAGTCCACTCAAAACAGAGATGCCGTGAATTTCATCCTCCTGCACATTTTCTCACCTGCCAGAAAACAAAGTGCTTCTTGACGAGTCCCTTCACGGTGATGTCACTCCAGATGTCGCGGTTGAGCACTTGGCAGGTGAACTCCTGTACGTTTTGAATGTTCACTAGCAACCACTTCTTGTGTGACGTACCTGCCTCCCGAGCCTGCgaagaaaagtaaaaacaatgTATGTGGAAACTGTGCTTGGTGGCAAATGTCATCTGTCAAGTTCACAAAGATTTTCTATCCACCAGACTGATTTACTGGGCTTTGGGAGAGTTCTCCGTCTGACACCCCTCTCACTATAAACCCTTACATTTGTGAATCAGAACACTGgcttattcccccccccccccccccctcccccgtagTGGGTTACTGTTTCTTGACTGAAGAGACAAGTCTGCTCATGGTATGACAAAACACTATGTTCTTGTACAGCTGGTGGCTGAACAAGACATTCCAGACTCTCAGGACTCAGGAATGTTTTATTTCAGGCCATAGCCCATAAATAAGGTGATACACcatgacaaacagaaaaaaatgttagGCGCACAGACAGTCTTtttttaacccttacactggtgcaattctgtaacaaatgttacatagccactggtaaattaacagagggaaaaataaagaaaaacggtcatataggttttcgcatccatgggaggtaatcggaaccgaccaaacaaacttgagccagtagcgcgacaaccagcctaagggctAATGGGTATATTGTGCATATTGGGTCtaaatactccccccccccccccccccccctctcaattTTCCTCTACTCTTGCTTTACACCTGAAATTTCTTCCGAACACAGCTGCCGGAACACCTATAACTTAGCCGGAATTCCAGCATAGCCCACTTCCAGAACacctattattattattattattattatggtgagcttatatagcgcgaaccacaattaactgtgctctccgcgctttacatactaatttctgccgtgtgaaatcaCTTAGCATAGCCCACTTCCAGAACACCCATTACTAAGTCGGAACTCCAGGTTGCAGCATAGCCCACTGCCCCTCAGATTACGCAATGAAGCTTACTGTGTGGAATGTGCCCTTGTGCGTCAGGTCAATGGGAGGACGGAACAGGTCTTCCAGAGTGTGTTGCTTGGCAACCGATCGACCAGCCGCCATCAAGCTCTCCTGCTGTCCTGCAAACGCAACGTCATAGACATGTTTCTGCCTGTGTTTAAACTAAATTTATCATCATCACAATATCTGTTAGtagagaaaggaaaaaagacaCAGAATTCCAGGTAAAAAAAGTATCACTTAAAATAGTCTTATAACAAATTAAGTCCAGAAAGTATAATCATAATGCATACAAatttagaaagaaagagagactcagATTACCTGGCAAAAAAGTATCACTACAAATATTTGAATAACAAATTCAGTCCAGAAAGTATTATCATAAAGCATACAAAGCAGTCTTCGTCTCATTCAGCAAAATATTTCCCTTAATTCTTCTGTCCAAAAGTTGTTCCGCTCATGACAGAAAAAAGTCATAGGATTTACCAGTGAACAATCTAACAATATGTGAACCTACTTGCTTCTGCTTGAAAGTCACGAAATCCATCAAAAACAGATCTCCTTGTATTGCGAACACCGCCTCGAAATccagctaaaaaaaaacaagcaggAATATTCACAAAATGTGCAAAACAATCAAAAGCCCATTTTTGAATTCACCAGCATCTTTATTTAGTAATTGTTTAAAATTCCAGTGCAATCTATTTTCCACACCATAACATCACAATATTTAATGACAAAtccacatctatatatatatacgactagtgtctgtctgtctgtctgtctgttcgcgatgcaaggccaaagttctcggtggattttttcaaatttggacaccgtattcagctacaccccggacacaacctcatcgatgagatatttcaacacgtgctctcagcgcgcagcgctctgcgcgctgaaccgattttgttttgttttttgttgttgttgtcgggatccactaccagtaactcttccttatcttctccagtgttttcagccgcgattatctcacttcctccgtgtggcgtcaatccatattcccgttactacgttactatttttagaaggtcactgcacgttactatttttagaaggtctccagtgttttgcgcgtttatctcctttccttcgtacacccggcagagccgggtcccaggcgcagcctggtattcagctctacttcttcccggcgaagcgggtaatcatctagtatatatatatatacgacttgtgtctgtgtgtgtgtgtgttcgcgatgcacgcccaaggttctcgatggatctgtttcaaatttggtgggcatattcaggtacaacCCCGAcataacctggtcgatgagatatttcaacacgtgctctcagcgcgcagcgctgaaccgattttggtttttctctggatccattcccagtaactcttccttatcttctccagtgttttcagcgtttatctcccttccttcgtgtggcgtcaatccatattcctgtttctatttttagaaggtcactgtcgacaacgctcaatccatattcccgttatactatttttagactcttctccagtgttttgcgcgtttatctcccttcctttgtgcggtgcgccggcaaagccggcgtacacccggtaaagccgggtccccggacccgcacccggcgaagcgggtattcatctagtgaagaatatacatgtattatacaTGAATTACACCAGATGTTCTATGCTACATGAGTAAAGCCTCAGAGAAAACTAATTAAGAACAAGGAAGAATGTGACTCAAAGTCTTGTTGTGATATTTATTGTCTATAACGTCTGCATTCTACTTCTGAATTACAGTTGATGTGGATTATTTGGATACACTTTCTGCTCAATCCCCATTGCTGTTCACAATTTACCAAATCATCATTGTTTCCCCTCAACAGTTAACATAAATACTAGATAGTTCAAAAAAACACTTGTGATCATGCAACAGTTAATGCATTGTAATGCTTTCCAGTAAAACCAAAACTGTTTTGCCAGAGTAAGTTGAATTTTAAAGACAATCTTCCAGTCTGCAGTGTTTCTTTGCTCTACCAGCAACTTACAATACTTACGGATTTTTGGAGCTTCTTCAACCAGCACTTCATGCCGCTGAGGTATTGGTGCGCGTATCCCATTTCTgagaacacaaacaaatacagtcaGCAAACATTTTGTTTCACTTTCACTTCAGTTTCAGCACATTATAATTAGAAATTTTaagagtaaattttcatttaattaatacacttacccaactcacaaatagcaaatagcaattaactctagttcagtgctggtaacg from Littorina saxatilis isolate snail1 linkage group LG4, US_GU_Lsax_2.0, whole genome shotgun sequence includes these protein-coding regions:
- the LOC138964280 gene encoding UBX domain-containing protein 7-like, with amino-acid sequence MAANVSPVTEELVTQFCTVTGADRDTGEQLLSVCMGNLEMAIGMHMDQEEGARPSGSGTQARPSAGVGIEPGAGAGAAATASVEEELLNGIRAPIPQRHEVLVEEAPKIPGFRGGVRNTRRSVFDGFRDFQAEARQQESLMAAGRSVAKQHTLEDLFRPPIDLTHKGTFHTAREAGTSHKKWLLVNIQNVQEFTCQVLNRDIWSDITVKGLVKKHFVFWQVYHDSDEGKKYMQFYKVQSWPHVAVIDPVTGENLVTWNKVEPTSFADLMRDFVSEHPTIEDPEGPPAKRQKRNDSIVDASEEAQLEAAIQASLSANKLKAKPSTSATISAAAAIAACIDVDSSQSDVNSLISDDLETFTGSEDENSEQPHNNNSSGQGSSLQRRNFAAVSNRNAASSNLSASRLTDRAGAASSSSGAAASGVPSPLRHLLPPAAEDTSQPSTSGSSRDIVRVADESENDSQGFRESYSNTPNSVDILGSRSSEFHMLDSSSNSSRSGTVNVESDQDTLECERLGGGGGKGGEDAATSASPAWHRHYGDANDPSTNLLFRFPDGKKEQLSLPCSSKLEALFVFCSSKGFSGDSHELVVNFPRRSLSSLNPDTTVQEAKLHPQETVFVQAR